The window GCAAGAAAGGAGAGGTTGATATCAGTGGTAGAGCCTttgaaagggctggtttctgttaaatccttagggaagaaagcctcatcATGGTTAGCAAAGGAAGGGGTATAACGATGTGTATCTGACCTCCATCATCCCATCCTAGCAAAGCTGAGAACTCAGTTTTGAAAGTTACTCTGGGGTCCCCTCAGCCAAGAGTGGGTCTGTTCAGTCAGTTGGGAGCTTaggatttcattttcatttatcatcGCTAATGGGAAAGAGTACGCTGTGTCTATGGCAGCTGAATTTGCAAGAAACTCCTTGGATGGGGTTAATGGCAGTTGTATTTTTCTGGGAGTTCTGCTTTAATTGGATAAAGTAAGTTCTGGTAAGATTTCTTCCTTTATCTTCAGTATCTCAAGTGTTTTCACTTAAATAATCTTTATAACAACTTTTGATGTCTGAGTGGAGTCCCACACAGTCGTCTATTGTAAGACtttctgattccttttttttcctttagtcatTCTGAATAGGGCTTCTGTAAATAATTGCATGGTAGCTTTTGTTTGGAAATAACATCAAAGTAGTtgtcaaaatacttaggaatgtgaTTTTTGGATTGTAAGGTGAGACTTTTTAGCTTTAGAAAAAACTGCCGAAATTTTAATGGGGAGGAAAaaaattttctatgtttttggaATTCTTAGATGGGACCCACTGTAAAAACTGAcagattaaaatgagaaaaacagaaaagtttaaaaacatgtataccTTATGGATACATGGGAGATACTCAAGGAAAAATGAGTAAATCTCCAACAGGTGGCTTTCAATTCAAGCATAAATACTATCTTCAACTTAAAGAAAGAAGATTTGAGGTGCAGTGGTGAGTGGGGAGTTAACCAGCAAAAGCACATTAGACAAGGGTAAGGTTTGTTATACAGACTTAAGTCCACGCATTCTCCATTGATAAGAGTCTTTAGTGATTTAGTTATCCTTCTTGGTGTCGAGAGAGGTGGCTTTTAAATGGtgatttcctttatagatgtaaattttccTTACACAAGTGTAACTTCTACTCTGTTTTCACAACTTcctttgttagcatttttttttttttcaaaataatcagcTTGGAATAATTCTTAAGCCAAAGGGACATATTTTGTGGTGGCATATTCTGGTTTCCTACCattatattttggggtggcatattttgGTCTTATACACTGTGTTCCACCGACAATGAAAAGAGTTCTTGTTTTTCCTCCAGCAATTTGTCATTTTGTAAAGAGTTTAGCAGTTCTAAGAGCTATACACCAGctgtgctatctcattgtggttttcggTTCTCTagtatgttgagcatctttttgtatgtttacttgccatctgtagatcttctttggtgaggttcTGTTCAGATCTGTGTGCATTTTCAATTGGGTTGTTTAACTTATTGTttagttttaagatttttaaaatatattttgaatacaaattcTTTCTCAGatctgtattttgcaaatattttcttcaatatgtggcttgtctttttgttctcttaaCAAGGTCTCTTCCAGAgtataaactttaaatattaagaaatccaCATTGTCATTTCTTCTGTGTATATCAACCTTTTGtgtcatttgttaaaattcattacCAAACCCAAAGGCACATAGCTTTTCTTCTATAGTTTCTTCTAGAAATGgtacagttttgcatttttagtgtaaGGATGATTTTGAGTGATTATTTGTGTAAGTTGTAAAGTTTTCATCTACACGCATATCATTTCTTATGGTTTCCAATTAACTGTTCCCTATTTCTGGGAAAGACACAGGATAGTGGGCTCTGTTAGAGTAGATGTATGACATTTTTATTGCAGAGTGAATGATGATTGGGGCATCTTAAGAGAAGTTCTAGGGTGTTTCTGCGTAGGTACCTCTTCTCCCTCCTAACCACAATTGACAAGTGCCCATCCACTCTAGCACTAGAGATGCTACTAATATGTGCATTTTTGGGGTCCCTCCAGGTGAGGCTTCACAGACTTCCCCTTTTCCAGGAGCTTCCCCTCCTGTTCATGTCTAGCTATCTCCTCTAACAGAGCCCACTATCCTGtgtcagctgggactacaggtgcgtgccaccacaccaggctaatttttgtgtttttagtacagatgggatttcaccatcttatccaggctggtctcgaactcctgacctcaggtgatctgcctgcctcagcctcccaaagtgctgggattacaggagtgagccactgcacccagccctcttcTGCAATTTCAATAATCAATTGTGCTATTTGCCTTTCTTTCAgcaatgagattttatttttctttcctaattatttCAAACATGAACTTTGGTTCCAGAGAACTAGTATTTCCTTGATTTATAAATTGAgggcagctgggcacggtggctcacgcctgtaatcccagcactttgggaggccaaggcaggcagatcactggaggtcaggggatcaagaccagcctggcaaacatggtgaaaccccatctccactaaaactgcaaaaaatagccagccatggtggcaggtgcctgtagtcccagctactcaggagactgagacaggagaatcgcttgaacccgagaggtggagactgtggtgagccaaggtcgtgccactgcactccagcctgggtaacatagggagactctatcctcaaaaaaaaagataaaaaaattgagGGTCGTCTCACAGATGATCTAATAATgaattgtttttttgtctttagaaaaTCAACATTAACTTTTCTACTTTTAGATATCGTAACTGCTGTGACTTGAAGGACTTATCTAGAAAAAGCCTTAAAAAAGTACAGTCAGCACTGGGTGAATGGGTTGGGGGAACCCACATAAAATCCCCAAGACACCTGGGAGTCCATGTCCCCATGAGTGGGACTGCAGGCAGCTGTAGCAGACTGGATGGGAGAGGACAGCAGGCAGGAGAACTCAGGGTCTGGAGTCCACGGTTCTAAGGCCAGGGAAAACCACTGGCAAAGTGAAATGCGGAGCTTGACAGGATGAAATTTGTGATTGTAAATGAATATTTGCCATTTCCAAGTGAGCTCGCCAGTGGTGGTGGGATGGACGGGTGCCCCTCCAAGTGGGCTGCAGTGAGGAGAGTGCAGCCCCAGGCCAGGATGTTCCTGCCAGGAACACAGGATCTGCACACGTTTAGGAGGAAACGCCGGGCAGACCCAGCTTGGAGTCATCTCTGCTCTTTACATCTGTTAAGGCTGTGAAAACTGAGAGtcggccggatgcagtggctcacgcctgtaatcccagcactctgggatgccgaggcgaatggatcacctgaggtcaggagttcaagactagcctggccaccatggtgaaaccccatctctactaaaaatacagaaaattagccgggtgtggtggtaggtgcctgtaattacagctaatCGGGAAGCTGACGCAGAAGAATatcttgaacatgggaggcagaggttgcaatgagcagagatggcgccattgcactccagcctgggtgacagagggagactccatcaaaaaacaaacaaacaaacaaacaaaaaaaacagaaaactgagtctcaggaACAGTTCCCGAAAAGGAAAATTGGGCCCGCAtggaaatagacatttttctccCACCTAGGGCAGGGAGTGAAGTGAAATAGGTCTGTAGACTGGACTTTCACATAGAAACTGTGTATTTCCTAAATTGGGGGTTATTTGGGGATCACCTGGAGGAGTATTCCTGCTTTTGGTGAAACACACGGGGGTATTTTTTGTGAAGCTGCAAAACTGGCACAGCAATAACAGCTGGGGAATTGGAGATAAAGGAGAAGGCATACTAAGTGCTGTTGCAAGTTTCCCAGAAGTATGACATTATTGGGAagtaaactactttttaaaacaactgtGGCAATACCACGTCAGTAAGGCAGAGACAACAACATGAAGTTTCATGACagaggccaaatccagcccaaaCCCAGCCCAGCCGAGGCTGTCAACTCAGCGACCCAGCGAGAGCCGGAAGGTTCCATCCTCAGAGCTGCAGACCCTCTCGTGTGGGCTGCAAAGGCCATGTCTGCATCCCGGGCGGTATGTACGCTCTGAGAGATACATGCGTGTTCTGGGGGTTATATGAGTGTGACGGGTGTGGCGTGAGTCTGACTGTGTCATGGGCGTTCCAGGGGTTACGTGTGTGCTCTGAGGGACACATGCGTGTTCCGGGGATTATATGAGTGTGACGCGTGTAGCGTTAGGTGACGATGTCATCTCCGCGTTCCAAGCATTATGTGCGCACTGAGGGACACATCCATGTTCCCGGGGTTGGATGTGGACGGCAGCTTCCGAGTTACCCTGACGGGTGTGCTCTCTGTATACAACGGGTGCTAACACTAGCATCACAGATGCAGTGTTATTAGTACTACGGAGGTTAATATCAGTGTGGCGGGTGTTCTAGTTGCTTTCCTGACGCTACATTTCTGTTCCAAGACCGCAGCTTGGCCCTGTGGCTGCCTCACCTTGGGTGTGGAGAATGAACCTCGAGTGCGCTGGATTCACAGGGGATTTTGGTTTCTGATTTTCCACATGaagggccaaggcgggtggatcacttgagatcaggagttcaagaccagcttgggcaaataGCAAGACccttatgtctacaaaaaaaaaaaaaaaattagatggcatgcttgcacgtacctgtagtcccagctacccaggaggctgaagtgggaggattgcttgagtccagaagtttgaggctgcaatgagccagccatgatcgcaccaccgcactccagcctgggcgacagagtgagaccctgtctctctctctctctgtcacacacacacacacacacacacgttaaaTTTGTTGGATTATATATTTAGGGGGTTGAGCACTTTTGGTTATGAAATATTTATGATTGTGGGAACAAGTTAATAAAGACACGAAACTTATTTAAATGTCCCAGAACGTTAAGAACAAAAAGCattcttagtttaaaaataagttttactttAAAGGTAATAGTACACACATAAATTGTTGTTAAAATCGACAGTAACAAAGAGAAGTAACAATACTAATAGCCTGTCACAAACTGATTCTTAATAACCTATATAAACAAACATTAAGCCCGGgcgcccggtggctcatgcctgttatcccagcactttgggaagccgaggcaggcagatcacttaaggccaggagttccagaccagcctgaccaacatggtgaagcccagtctctaccaaaaatacaaaaaaattagccgggtatattgacacgcacctgtaatcccagctacttgggaggctgaggcaggagaatccttgaacccaggaagcagaggtcgcagtgagccgagatcatgccattgtgacaggagagaaactctgtctcaaaaaaaaattatatgtttacaACAGGTgcattcctcctcttgctttctgAGGACGCCCTGCTATGTAGCTGAGTAGTCGCTAATAAACTATCTTAACTTCACTATACTCTGTGACTTGCCAAAAGGTCTTTCCCATGTAAAATCCAAAAACCTGTTCTTGGGGTCTAGGACAAGACCCATTTTATAATGacaaaactatacaaattctagaggaaaacatggaaagaaaGCTATGTGACCTTGCGTTTGGCCATGAGTTTTAACACGACGctatcagaggcatttgaaccccTCCTCTATATGAACTCCAGGGTGGTTTATGTTCCACTGGCTAAGAGAaagttttcttcaaaaatgtGACATGATTTGAGGTCAAACATTAATATCAAGTAAACTCAAAAGATTGAGAAGCTAGCATTAGTTCTGGGAAAACCAGAAGTGTGCCTTTTTTGGAAATAATCATTGGTAGCACAAACTTAAGAatctccaaaggaaataaaaatgagttaTTAACTTACAGTTTTCACCAATTAAGATATAAATGAAGCTAATGAAATCCGGAAATACAATTTCACTGTTTttaatgttcattaaaaaaaaaaaatccttatcaaATAGCCCCAGTAAGTCACCAATTAAGTCTTTACTACTTAAAAGCGAAATCCACCTATGTCCTGAACACTATCCACTTTACAAGCCTCATTATATGTACTGGAgacaaaattcagaaataaataaatatacatgtacatatatacaaatatatttcaaattaaaaaatacttttagagaGTGGTATGTATTACATTTagaaattaataagtaaattatgGGATGTCATCCACGCCTGTCCCAAAGGTACCGAATTTAGAAATCATCTCAGGTGCGGAGCAGGACAGGTTGAAAATAGGAATGACACGAACCCGCGCGGAACAGCTGCCGGCGCGGTGTCCAGGGCAGCACCCCGCCCGGTCCCGGCCCCTCCAGCCCCGGGCCCGACCCCTCCTACGCCTCTGCCTCGACGCGAATGCGGAGCCCGAGCGCCCGTCACGCCGTGTGGGGCCGAAGAGGCTGCTACCCAGAGGCGGAGTGCGGGCTCGCGAGGGTCCCCGCCCCACTCTCGCTCCCGCCAGCACCAATGGACCCGCGTCCCCGCCGCGCGCCGACTCGGGAGCAGCACCGCCCCCGGCACAGGAGCCTCACGCGCCTCTTACCTAACAGAAAGTTGGGTGGAAGCAGCGCGGACCCACGGCGCACCGAACGCACTCCAACGGAACCCGACGCAGACACGCGCTTTCAACCGGCGGAGACACCGGCAGGGCCAGAAACGCGCGCAGCTGGGGCCGGAGGTCGGTAAGCGCCCTGCCCCGGCCCGGGACCCCGCCCcggcccggccccggccccgccccggcccggccccggccccgcccctgcccgagaccccgccccggcccgccccggccccgcccctgcccgagaccccgccccggccccgcccctgcccgagaccccgccccggcccggccccgcctttttctctgcctcccctccctgcacgTACGGGCCCCGCCCCTCGCGCGACGTGTTTTGTTGACCGGGAAACGGGTTCTCCGGAGCCGAGGTCCGCTCGGGTGAGTGCCCTCCGCTTTTTGTGGCCAAACCCAGCCACGCAGTCCCCTTCCTGCGGCATCCTCCACACCCGGGGCCTGCTGGTCTCCGCGGATGTCACAGGCTCGGCAACCGCCCTCCTGTCGGCGGGGAGTCCCGCGACGCCCGGAAATGCTCCGGAGCCTGTCGCTCAGCTGCCAGATCTGCGTCTGTGTCCGGTTCCGTCACTGAGGTCGCCCCTGTCCGGCCCTTCCTCCCTAGGTCTCTTCACCGTCCGCCCATCCTGTCGCGCGCCGCGTCAGGTCCCCATTCGGCATGTGGCTTGTCTTCCGTCGTCCCCACCCTCGCCCCTCTTGGCCCCTCAGGGCAGCCCTGGGATTCGGCAGACGCCAGTCCTCCCTGAGATGCTTCCCCATCCTTCCCTCCGCCAGGCCCTACGTCTCCGCAAACCCCACGCTTCGGGGTGGCCGCCTCAGACAGGACCCTGAGTCCGAGACTGGGGCAGGGGACCTGCCCGATCCTGTAACAACCCTCGTGCTTCTGCGCAATCGCCTCCCACTAGCGGTGAGTGTTGGGTGTTTACCTTCCCGGTGTCCCACTGAGAAGCGGGCTCTTCCTTGGCGGGGGCTTCTTCATTGCCTCGCTGTGGATGTCGAGGTGGGGCAGGAGAGTgaggagaaaacagagaggaGGGAGGTAGAGCCAACGAGcgggaaaaggggagggaagtTTAGATGGGAAGTGGATGGGTCTGAGGAATTTGAACAAACACTGACAATGAAGGAGAGTGGCCTGAGCAAGTAGTAGTGGGGTAAATGGAAATAGACAAAATGGGAATCAGCAGCGATATGGAGGACAGAATACAATGAGGAGGCCTTGACCGTCAGTAGCAGAGAGGGCAACAGAAGCCTAATTCCCAAATTCCTTAGATGGTTTTCTGATTTCCAAATTAGtttcccttttaaatttattgtgtcAGGTTCAGCTTATGAGGCCTCAATACTTTTCAGTCTtaattgtatactgaaaatactTTTTGTTTACTAAATACTTTTTACATTAATTCAGCGTGCACTCCGTAAGGATATTGATGATTTGAGTTAGTTTAGTATTCAACAGCTTCCTCTATTCCTTTATATGATCTCTGTATTTAATGGCTGTGGCATAAAGTTTCCAACTAAGTATAAGTATCAAGTTTTCTTTGTGCTGTTTTCTGCAAATATTGAAGGATGACCTGGATTGTCCTAGAACTTTGTTCCGACAGATTACATGTGTTCATAATGAATAAATTGCTCAAAGATATTTCCAAAGCTCACCTTTTATGTTTTTCAGTTCCAATAATTACATCTTTTTAAGGTTTATATTTTTTGATGACTTAATGTGATGTTCTGGAGAAGACAAATGCTTTTAATCAATATGATTAAAACCGTGAAAGACAAATCGCTGTTACTTAAGAGTGTGACATATGATCTGAAATCTTTAGGGGGCAGGGATGTTAAGGGAAAACTGCCGCTATCGTATCAAGGTCATGCCATTCCTGTGAAGCTGGTGCTGGTTACTCTCTACTGGCTTCTGTTCACCTTTCCACCGGCCCCAAGACACACACATAGTGACACAAGGCAGTGGATagggaaagagcaagactttataAAGTAAGCACAGAACAAAGGTATCTTTCTAATGAGGAGGAGGTGTTGGTTCTGGGAAGGAAGCTTGGGATTTGGGTATTCAGGATCCAGAAGTGAGAGAGTCTGGGAAGTTCAGgaaccagagaaagaaaaagacttgcCCATTCTCACCCATGACCCTGTGCTCAGCAGGTACTAGCAGAGACTTCAGGCTCTGTGACTAAAAGGGGTCAGACCAGTTGATATACCCACAGCTGCCATGTAAGGATGTGTGTGGACTTCACTAGGGAAGAACGGTGTTATGAAAGAAGGGGCAGAAAAACTCACCTGTTGGTCTCCATGTAGACGTTTATTGTCCTGAATTCCTGGAGGTTCAGTGAAAAGCAGAAGATTGTCTTTTACACATGTTGAGTTATGCCCCCATATATGTGGTTGTGGTAAAGAAAGAGGATGTGTTGATGAGAGGTCCTGAAATGCATTTTCCTAATACTCAGCAGGGGCTTCTCAAGAAGGATCTTCCCTAagaaagaagctcagagaacaaaaatggaaaaggatTAGATATGGCACTTTTGCTGGAAAAAGTCATGTTATTCATTGATTGTTTTGTCATCTCCCTCCTTAAGTGTTGTTTTTAGGATGTGGTAATCTCTGACCCTGCCTAACACATTTCCCAACTCACCCATAGCCTTCCCTTAACGTCCTCCTATCTTCACACTATCACACTGTGACCCAGTGAATTCGAACTTGCGAAGTTCCATTCGGGGGATCATATGGGAAGGGCTTCACACCCAGACATAGATTATAGATGGGAAGTGGGCCACATGGTGTCAGTGAGGCAAGTATGGATCGTTTAGGGACAATGCACTGTCAGATCTTTCTTGACCATGATTAGAGAAACTGTGCATATTAGTAGTGAATTAATGTCAGGAATACCTGACAAATCCTGGAAAAGAAGATTGATGAGAGGAAATGTGTTCTGCCCAACTGTATAATGCATTTGAAGCTTAAAACAATGAATCAGTATTGATCTGGTCACAAAATATTAATgatttgaattaaaaagaaaagtttagaaaatgatAGCTTTGACAAATTAAGGTAGCATTTCATCCACACGATGGAGTGTGTTTTATTCagtaattgatttaaaaatggaatcaacctaagtgtctaacaGGAGGGAGTTTTATAAATTGTTCACAGAGCATCTGTTCCAAGGAGACCTTGATGTTCCTAGATTTGTAAAGAATGCTGCTTACTAGCACACTGACTCCTCTGCAAATGTCTGAGGGTTCCTCCACTTGGGGCAAGTTGGGGGTTTGATCACAGAGTAAATAAATGGTGcattttataatgtaatatattctaGCAAGATGCAGCCCACAAACTGTATAGATACTCTTATGTACCACGTAAAGTTCATCTACTACTTTAACCAGAACTTGATActgtatgtatgttttttttttagatttggaTAAAATGACAACTCATTGTTATTTCCAGTTCACAAAGTAATTGTGAGgctgaataaattttattattttatagacatatatgtaaaatgaatttttctatGAAACTCATTTTTGATGTATATTAGatgctattttatattctgtagtttaattatatgtacgcacacacaaacacacacttcgGTGTCTTATTATGTTTCTGCAGTGAAACCAAAATCCTTCCTTCACGCcctttgattttatgttttcctCAGGAAGGCAGGAGCTAttgtatatgataaaatattatgttttattcagTCCACTTATGAAATTGTttaatattgttataaatatttatataacttattttaaatttccaaataacaTAGGTTACATGAAATTtgacaactttatttttttcttttcacaactATTTTGACTGTATACTcaccaaaaatcaaaatttagaCAAAATTGACTTTTAGACTAATTCTCATTTTTTACATGTAAAAGACTACATGGGACTTTTAAGTCTAGGTTGCCCTGAGTCTACAGTCACAGAGGTTTTATGTCACTATGTCCTCCATTCTAATAATATGATTTTCAGGctttattcatgtcatttttatatcctcattaagttttaaaatttatttacatgggtctacaaatttatttcaaatcGTAGTCATAAtatttggctattgtaaatagacactgattttgtgtgtttgctttttttaaggACTAATGttgctggacaggcaggtagtgtagacagggtggatctgctggccaggcaggtagtgtagacagggtggatctgctggacaagcaggtagtgtagacagggtggatctgcgaGCCAGGCAGATAGTGTAGATAGCGTGGATctactggccaggcaggtagtgtagacagtgTGGATCTGCTGGAGAAGCAGGTAATGTAGATAGCGTGGGTCTACTGTCCAGGTAGGGAGTTTAGACAGGGCGGAtctgctgggcaggcaggtagtgtagacagggcggatctcctgggcaggcaggtagtgtagacagggcggatctcctgggcaggcaggtagtgtagacagggcggaTCTCCTCGACAGGCAGGTATTATAGACAGGTTGGATCTGCTGGACAggatggtagtgtagatagcATGGGTCTACTGGCCAgccaggtagtgtagacagggtgtaTCTGCTGGAcaagcaggtagtgtagacagggtggatctgctggccaggcaggtagtgtagatagcGTGGATCTACTgcccaggcaggtagtgtagacacgGTGGATCTACTGGGCAGGGAGGTAGTGTCGACAGAACGGATCTGCTGGAGAGGCAGGTAGTAAAGACAGGGTGGATGTGCTGGAGAGGCAGGTTGTATAGACAGGGCGGATCTGCTGTAcaagcaggtagtgtagacagggtggatctgctggcccggcaggtagtgtagatagcGTGGATCTACTgcccaggcaggtagtgtagacacgGTGGATCTACTGGGCAGGGAGGTAGTGTCGACAGAACGGATCTGCTGGAGAGGCAGGTAGTAAAGACAGGGTGGATGTGCTGGAGACGCAGGTTGTATAGACAGGGCGGATCTGCTGTAcaagcaggtagtgtagacagggtggatctgctggcccggcaggtagtgtagatagcGTGGATCTACTgcccaggcaggtagtgtagacacgGTGGATCTACTGGGCAGggaggtagtgtagacagggtggacctGCTGGAtgggcaggtagtgtagacagggtggatctgctcgacgggcaggtagtgtagacagggtggatctactgcccaggcaggtagtgtagacacgGTGGATCTACTGGGCAGggaggtagtgtagacagggtggttCCGCTGGCCGGGCATGTAGTGTAGATAGGGTGGATctactggccaggcaggtagtgtagacaggacggatctgctggacaggcagaTAGTATAGACAGGGTGGATGTGCTGGAgaggcaggtagtatagacagggcggatctgctggacaggcaggtagtgtagacagagTGGATCTGCTGGAGAGGTAAGTAGTATAGAGAGGGTGGgtctgctggacaggcaggtagtgGAGATAGCGTGGATGTATTGGCCTGGCAGGTTGTATAGACAGGGCGGATCTGCTGTAcaagcaggtagtgtagacagggtggatctgctggacgggcaggtagtgtagacagggtggatctgctggcccAGCAGGTAGTGTAGATAGCGTGGATCTACTgcccaggcaggtagtgtagacacgGTGGATCTACTGGGCAGggaggtagtgtagacagggtggatctgctcgacgggcaggtagtatagacagggtggatctgctggacagaGGGAGGAGTCACACCCCAGGTGGGGCTGAGTGGGACGGCATGAGACTTCATCACGCTACTCAGAATGAAACATGTTTTAAAACGTGtgtattgtttatttctggaatttttcatttaatgtttttggaCCATGACTGACTGAGAGTAACTGAAACCTTAGAAGGCAAAACAGTGGATAAGAGTGACTTGCGGACCTGAACAGTTTGCTCTTAGAAACTTTGTGTCGTTGGTTGTCTGATCTGTGACTTCCTTTAATTCACTTCTCTGAGTTCCTTAAAGGTAGGAATCATGTTTTATTCCTCTCACAGCCATATTTCCTTAAAAACTAGTTGGTGAACCGTGGAAAATCTAGATTGCTCAGGCCGCCTTCTGCCATCAGAAATAATGTTGCCTTTCAGCGGTGGtttgcttttctgaaattttcagtCATCCCACCCTTTAGAAGGAACAACTTTAGAGAATAAGACTGGCCGGTATGCAACTCCCAGAATTTTCTCAGGAATGTTTCAAAAATCTGTTGTTATTCTGGATACTGGTGAACAGATGCGCGAACGGCTCAGGCTCTGCCACTGGCCTTCTCCATGACTGTGTTTGTAGGGACAAAGTATGGTAGCAAACAACTTCAAAAAACCTCTGTGGCTTGAAAACACAAAGT of the Pan paniscus chromosome 14, NHGRI_mPanPan1-v2.0_pri, whole genome shotgun sequence genome contains:
- the LOC134728846 gene encoding uncharacterized protein LOC134728846 isoform X2 encodes the protein MRSPSARHAVWGRRGCYPEAECGLARVPAPLSLPPAPMDPRPRRAPTREQHRPRHRSLTRLLPNRKLGGSSADPRRTERTPTEPDADTRFQPAETPAGPETRAAGAGGRPYVSANPTLRGGRLRQDPESETGAGDLPDPVTTLVLLRNRLPLAAGGSSCFLRPRGQQIIIQRPSPTCLLLCIKFSWNRAVSLPCVVYGCPWTQLRS
- the LOC134728846 gene encoding uncharacterized protein LOC134728846 isoform X1, with protein sequence MRSPSARHAVWGRRGCYPEAECGLARVPAPLSLPPAPMDPRPRRAPTREQHRPRHRSLTRLLPNRKLGGSSADPRRTERTPTEPDADTRFQPAETPAGPETRAAGAGGRPYVSANPTLRGGRLRQDPESETGAGDLPDPVTTLVLLRNRLPLAGSADYNPEAKPNLSAFVYKVLMEQSCEPAVCGLRLPLDTAAELIPTQTSGPPEGGAFPPSSPLSTSRRSR
- the LOC134728846 gene encoding putative uncharacterized protein encoded by LINC00336 isoform X3; protein product: MRSPSARHAVWGRRGCYPEAECGLARVPAPLSLPPAPMDPRPRRAPTREQHRPRHRSLTRLLPNRKLGGSSADPRRTERTPTEPDADTRFQPAETPAGPETRAAGAGGRPYVSANPTLRGGRLRQDPESETGAGDLPDPVTTLVLLRNRLPLAMGFCHVGQADLKLLTSGDPPALAFQSAGITGMSHCVWLRLLFCK